Proteins encoded within one genomic window of Brassica rapa cultivar Chiifu-401-42 chromosome A09, CAAS_Brap_v3.01, whole genome shotgun sequence:
- the LOC103843182 gene encoding protein ANTAGONIST OF LIKE HETEROCHROMATIN PROTEIN 1, whose translation MAKEMLERWMLEDEDGDDDDELGLFDVPITERLSHRTDRGAGWRHVQQLMYESDQQCYDILRMNQRTFEALCKMLAERYGLKETHHVYLEESVAMFLETVGQDKTKRDIAARYQRSVDTVQRKLDEVLSALLKFAQDTLRPQEGEFGRVSPVLRNDDRYWPHFRDCVGALDGTHVPVRPPSQNAEAYKGRKQDPTMNVLAICNFDMKFIYAYLGVPGRAHDTKVLTHCVRNEASFPHPPPGKYYLVDSGYPTRTGYLGPHRSMRYHLGQFARGGPPVSARELFNRKHSGLRSVIERTFGVWKAKWRILDRKHPKYGLVKWIKLVTATMALHNFIRDSHREDHDFVQWQSDDDGEGEAEGADGDEEGEEGDDDDDDDDDDDDDDDGGGGGGGGHIVYEPTGDSAMEALRKSIADEYGRGRLPY comes from the coding sequence ATGCTTGAAAGATGGATGTTGGAAGATgaggatggtgatgatgatgatgaacttGGTTTGTTTGATGTGCCTATTACCGAGAGATTGAGTCATAGAACAGATCGAGGAGCAGGATGGCGACATGTTCAACAACttatgtatgaatctgatcagCAATGTTATGACATTCTTCGAATGAATCAAAGGACTTTTGAAGCTTTGTGCAAGATGCTAGCTGAGCGATATGGATTGAAAGAGACTCACCATGTCTACCTTGAAGAATCTGTGGCGATGTTTCTCGAGACTGTTGGTCAAGATAAGACGAAGCGGGATATTGCTGCAAGGTATCAAAGATCAGTGGATACGGTCCAAAGGAAGCTTGATGAAGTTTTGAGTGCTCTTCTCAAATTTGCGCAGGATACATTAAGACCACAAGAAGGCGAGTTTGGAAGAGTGAGTCCTGTTTTGAGGAATGATGATCGGTATTGGCCTCATTTCAGAGATTGTGTTGGAGCACTCGATGGAACTCATGTGCCGGTTCGCCCTCCAAGTCAAAATGCAGAAGCATATAAAGGTAGAAAACAAGATCCTACAATGAATGTTCTTGCTATATGTAACTTCGACATGAAGTTCATATACGCATATCTCGGTGTACCTGGTAGAGCACATGATACAAAAGTCTTGACTCATTGTGTGAGGAATGAGGCTTCTTTCCCACATCCTCCTCCTGGAAAATATTATCTAGTTGACTCGGGATATCCGACCAGGACTGGGTATCTTGGTCCGCATCGGAGTATGCGATATCATCTTGGTCAGTTTGCTAGAGGAGGACCACCAGTTAGTGCACGAGAGTTGTTCAACCGAAAGCATTCAGGATTGCGATCAGTGATTGAGAGGACATTTGGAGTATGGAAAGCAAAATGGAGGATTTTGGATCGTAAGCATCCAAAGTATGGTCTGGTCAAGTGGATTAAGCTCGTGACAGCGACGATGGCGCTACACAACTTCATACGTGATTCACATCGAGAAGATCATGATTTTGTACAATGGCAAAGTGATGatgatggagaaggagaagcaGAAGGAGCTGATGgtgatgaagaaggagaagaaggtgatgatgatgatgatgatgatgatgatgatgatgatgatgatgatggtggtggtggtggtggtggtggacatATTGTATATGAGCCGACCGGTGATAGTGCGATGGAAGCTTTGCGTAAGAGCATCGCAGATGAATATGGTAGAGGTCGTTTGCCGTATTAA